In one Brevibacillus composti genomic region, the following are encoded:
- the ltrA gene encoding group II intron reverse transcriptase/maturase, whose translation MNASKLANYTDAKARQLWTTLYLCAKENPKRRFHALYDKVYRPDILAEAWRRVRANKGSGGVDGQTIERIVHEYGESKFLNEIYLDLKRKRYHPAPVRRTYIPKADGKQRPLGIPTIRDRVVQMATKMVIEPIFEADFKDCSYGFRPKRNAHQAIAQIRKASKQAYWVVDVDIKGYFDNINQEKLMKLVEQRISDRRVLKLIRKWLQAGVMEGVQFHETDWGTPQGGVISPLLANIYLNYMDTIWEKQFSHLGKLVRYADDFVVMCKTKKDALESIQVIKAIMSKLDLTLSKEKSRLINIWDNTAGFDFLGFHHRKFPVLIKGGKRIYVMSHIPSKKAMKEMRRKIKMYTEPRSKLYWPLHEVVQGLNRKLKGFKNYYSISTIAARWLNRIDWYVIERLTLFVNKKRNVRNKHSRVGEVMKATRGSLVKLAGEDYRMPKKEEHRKAV comes from the coding sequence GTGAATGCAAGTAAACTTGCTAACTACACCGATGCAAAAGCTCGACAACTTTGGACAACCCTATATCTTTGTGCCAAGGAAAATCCAAAACGGCGATTTCATGCTCTGTATGACAAGGTGTATCGTCCTGACATCCTCGCCGAAGCATGGCGCAGAGTGCGTGCCAACAAAGGAAGCGGCGGAGTGGACGGACAGACAATCGAAAGAATTGTACATGAATACGGAGAGAGTAAATTCCTCAATGAAATCTACCTCGACCTAAAGAGAAAACGGTACCATCCGGCACCAGTTCGACGCACGTACATTCCAAAAGCGGATGGGAAGCAAAGACCGCTTGGCATCCCGACGATACGAGATCGAGTTGTCCAAATGGCAACCAAAATGGTCATTGAGCCAATTTTCGAGGCGGACTTTAAAGATTGCTCATATGGATTCCGACCGAAACGAAATGCCCACCAGGCGATTGCACAAATCAGAAAAGCGAGCAAACAGGCATATTGGGTAGTTGATGTAGACATCAAGGGGTACTTTGACAACATCAATCAGGAGAAGCTGATGAAACTGGTTGAGCAAAGGATTTCGGACCGCAGAGTACTAAAACTGATTCGAAAATGGCTGCAAGCAGGTGTCATGGAAGGTGTACAGTTCCATGAAACGGATTGGGGAACTCCGCAAGGAGGAGTAATTTCGCCGCTGCTTGCGAACATTTACCTCAACTACATGGATACAATCTGGGAGAAACAATTTTCTCATCTTGGCAAATTAGTTCGATACGCCGATGATTTCGTGGTCATGTGCAAGACGAAAAAGGATGCCTTGGAAAGCATTCAGGTTATAAAGGCCATTATGAGCAAACTTGACCTGACTCTTAGCAAGGAAAAGTCTCGATTGATCAATATCTGGGACAACACCGCAGGCTTTGACTTCCTCGGTTTTCATCATCGAAAATTTCCCGTTCTCATTAAAGGTGGAAAAAGGATATATGTCATGTCACATATTCCAAGCAAGAAAGCAATGAAAGAAATGAGACGGAAAATTAAGATGTACACCGAACCGCGCAGCAAGTTGTACTGGCCGCTGCATGAGGTGGTACAAGGGCTTAATCGAAAGCTTAAGGGATTCAAGAACTACTATTCAATTTCAACTATAGCAGCAAGATGGTTAAACAGAATTGATTGGTATGTAATAGAAAGGCTGACGCTATTCGTTAACAAGAAAAGGAATGTGCGAAACAAGCATTCCAGGGTCGGGGAGGTAATGAAAGCCACACGGGGATCATTGGTGAAACTTGCCGGAGAGGACTACCGAATGCCAAAGAAAGAAGAGCATCGGAAAGCCGTATGA
- a CDS encoding ABC-F family ATP-binding cassette domain-containing protein: MQILSVENLSKSYGEKVLFDSISFHIAEGQRIGLIGVNGTGKSSLLKIVAGLDTADSGKVIHANHFRVEYLPQNPVFADNSSVLEQVFYGDSPLMQLLREYEQAVEELQADPENEQKQARLLRLQGRMDEAHAWEASTMAKTILTQLGIHDFSQRVQELSGGQRKRVAMARALIQPADLLILDEPTNHIDNETVEWLEEYLSRYKGALLLVTHDRYFLDRVTNRIFELDRGKLYSYEGNYAVFLEKKAEREENESAAESKRQNLLRRELAWLRRGAKARTTKQKARVQRAEELRDRQVDGPAEKLEMALGASRLGKKVLEIEHISKAYGQRKLIEDFSYIVLPGDRVGIIGPNGSGKSTLLNMLAGRVEPDSGLIETGQTVKLAYYTQENVEMDEKLRVIEYVKEAAEVVHTRDGEVITASQMLERFLFPPHLQWTPISRLSGGERRRLYLLRTLMGEPNVLFLDEPTNDLDIQTLSILEDYLEQFPGAVITVSHDRYFLDRTVDHLFAFEGEGRIRPFTGNYSEYLEVRRAELEQEAAEKRRAGRDEADIKSSPKASAGGDQAGESEKSASGRGQNRTRKLSYKDQKEWDEIEGKIAALEERSEQLKQEIARAGSDYAKIEKLYAEEQQVASDLEAAIERWTELSLLIEELEQGK; the protein is encoded by the coding sequence ATGCAAATCCTATCAGTGGAAAATCTCTCCAAAAGCTACGGAGAGAAGGTATTGTTTGACTCGATCTCTTTTCATATCGCCGAGGGCCAGCGGATTGGCCTGATCGGCGTGAACGGCACGGGGAAGTCCTCCCTCTTGAAAATCGTCGCGGGCCTGGACACCGCGGACAGCGGCAAGGTGATCCACGCCAACCATTTCCGCGTCGAGTACCTCCCGCAAAATCCGGTCTTCGCGGACAATTCCAGCGTGCTGGAGCAGGTGTTCTACGGCGACAGCCCGCTGATGCAGCTGCTGCGGGAATACGAGCAGGCCGTGGAAGAGCTCCAGGCCGATCCGGAGAACGAGCAGAAGCAGGCCCGCTTGTTGCGTCTGCAGGGCCGAATGGATGAGGCCCATGCCTGGGAGGCCAGCACCATGGCCAAAACCATCCTCACCCAGCTGGGCATCCACGATTTTTCCCAGCGGGTGCAGGAGCTCTCCGGCGGGCAGCGCAAGCGGGTGGCGATGGCGCGCGCCCTGATTCAACCGGCGGATCTGCTCATCCTGGACGAGCCGACCAACCACATCGACAATGAGACCGTGGAGTGGCTGGAGGAGTACCTCTCCCGCTACAAGGGGGCGCTCTTGCTCGTCACGCATGACCGTTATTTCCTCGACCGCGTCACGAACCGGATTTTCGAGCTGGATCGCGGAAAGCTGTACAGCTACGAGGGCAATTACGCCGTTTTCCTGGAGAAAAAGGCGGAGCGGGAAGAAAACGAATCGGCTGCCGAGAGCAAGCGGCAGAATCTGCTGCGGCGGGAGCTGGCCTGGCTGCGCCGCGGTGCCAAAGCCCGTACGACCAAGCAAAAGGCGCGCGTGCAGCGAGCCGAGGAGCTGCGCGATCGGCAGGTGGACGGACCGGCGGAAAAGCTGGAGATGGCCTTGGGTGCGAGTCGTCTGGGAAAAAAGGTGCTGGAGATCGAGCACATCAGCAAAGCGTATGGACAGCGGAAGCTGATCGAGGATTTCAGCTACATCGTCCTGCCGGGGGACCGGGTCGGCATCATCGGGCCCAATGGCAGCGGGAAATCGACGCTTCTGAACATGCTGGCGGGCAGAGTGGAGCCGGATTCCGGGCTGATTGAGACAGGGCAGACGGTCAAGCTGGCCTACTATACGCAGGAAAACGTAGAGATGGATGAAAAGCTGCGCGTCATCGAGTACGTCAAGGAGGCGGCCGAGGTCGTCCACACCCGCGATGGCGAAGTGATTACCGCTTCGCAAATGCTGGAGCGGTTCCTGTTTCCGCCGCATCTGCAGTGGACCCCGATCTCCCGTCTGTCCGGCGGGGAACGACGCCGTCTCTACCTTCTGCGCACACTGATGGGCGAGCCCAACGTCCTCTTTCTGGACGAACCTACCAACGATCTGGATATACAGACGCTGAGCATCCTGGAGGATTATCTGGAGCAGTTCCCGGGCGCGGTGATTACCGTCTCCCATGACCGCTACTTCCTGGACCGGACGGTGGACCATCTCTTTGCTTTCGAAGGGGAGGGACGAATCCGCCCGTTTACGGGCAATTATTCCGAGTACCTCGAAGTGCGCCGTGCAGAGCTGGAACAGGAAGCGGCCGAAAAGCGCAGGGCCGGGCGGGACGAAGCGGACATCAAGTCGAGTCCCAAGGCGAGTGCCGGCGGAGATCAAGCCGGCGAGAGTGAGAAAAGCGCGTCAGGCCGGGGGCAAAACCGGACCCGCAAGCTCTCCTACAAGGATCAGAAGGAATGGGACGAAATCGAAGGAAAGATCGCGGCGCTGGAGGAGAGAAGCGAACAACTCAAGCAGGAGATCGCGCGGGCCGGCAGCGATTACGCCAAGATCGAAAAGCTGTATGCCGAAGAGCAGCAGGTCGCGTCTGATTTGGAAGCGGCGATTGAGCGCTGGACGGAGCTGTCGCTGTTGATCGAGGAGCTGGAGCAAGGAAAATAA
- a CDS encoding putrescine aminotransferase, which translates to MERKTREESLELAKEILTFIESETLNVEQKKKIVSDSIENFTNHVTKAILAHRKSVSNDFSVVEWEDEGAIFRDTMGDEYIDCLGGYGVYLLGHRHPKVVKAVESQLKRYALHSQEMVDPLRGYLSKLVAYITPGDLQHSYLVNCGTEANEMALKLARLATGKKYFISTEKGFHGKTMFSLSASGKATFREPYMPLVPGFQHVPFGDADAVEQAIRMLIATGETVAGVIVEPIQGEGGVNIPPDDYLPRLREICDKYECLLIVDEIQTGMGRTGTLFGVDHWNVVPDIMTLGKAFGGGVMPIAAMVAKKKWWGKMEENPFLLGSSTFGGNPLCCAGAIAGIHTILEDNIPQMAKEKGDYIMLRLREIQEQYPEVMVQVRGRGLLIGMEFANNSLGYTLAKMLFGKKILVGGTLNNATVIRIEPPAVISYEQIDYVLACIEEGIAQLAKEMKVAR; encoded by the coding sequence ATGGAGCGCAAAACCCGGGAAGAGTCTTTGGAACTGGCAAAGGAAATACTCACTTTTATCGAAAGTGAGACCCTGAATGTGGAGCAAAAGAAGAAGATCGTGAGCGATTCCATCGAGAACTTTACGAATCATGTGACCAAAGCGATTCTGGCCCACCGCAAGTCCGTCTCCAACGATTTCTCCGTGGTGGAATGGGAAGATGAGGGTGCGATCTTCCGCGATACGATGGGGGATGAGTATATCGATTGTCTCGGCGGGTACGGGGTTTACCTGCTCGGCCATCGCCACCCCAAGGTAGTCAAGGCGGTGGAGTCTCAGCTGAAGCGGTACGCGCTGCACAGTCAGGAGATGGTGGACCCGCTGCGCGGCTATCTTTCCAAGCTGGTCGCGTATATCACTCCGGGGGATTTGCAGCACTCCTATCTAGTCAATTGCGGCACCGAAGCCAACGAAATGGCGCTGAAGCTGGCGAGGCTGGCGACTGGCAAGAAATATTTCATTTCCACTGAAAAGGGCTTTCACGGCAAGACGATGTTTTCTCTCTCGGCTTCCGGGAAAGCGACGTTCCGCGAGCCGTACATGCCGCTCGTGCCTGGCTTCCAGCACGTGCCCTTTGGCGACGCGGACGCAGTGGAGCAGGCGATCCGCATGCTGATCGCGACAGGCGAGACGGTGGCCGGGGTGATCGTCGAGCCGATCCAGGGAGAAGGCGGCGTCAATATCCCGCCAGACGACTATCTGCCGCGCCTGCGCGAAATCTGCGACAAGTACGAGTGCCTCTTGATCGTCGATGAGATCCAGACCGGGATGGGCCGCACGGGCACCCTGTTTGGCGTCGATCACTGGAACGTCGTGCCGGATATTATGACGCTTGGCAAAGCCTTTGGCGGCGGAGTAATGCCGATCGCGGCGATGGTCGCCAAGAAAAAATGGTGGGGCAAAATGGAGGAGAATCCCTTCCTGCTCGGCTCCTCTACCTTTGGCGGCAACCCGCTTTGCTGCGCCGGAGCCATCGCCGGCATCCACACGATCCTGGAGGACAACATCCCGCAGATGGCCAAGGAAAAAGGCGACTATATCATGCTGCGGCTCCGCGAAATCCAGGAGCAGTATCCCGAGGTGATGGTGCAGGTGCGCGGACGCGGTCTCTTGATCGGCATGGAGTTCGCCAACAACAGCCTCGGCTACACGCTGGCCAAGATGCTTTTCGGCAAAAAAATTCTCGTCGGCGGCACGCTGAATAATGCCACCGTGATCCGCATCGAGCCGCCGGCCGTGATCTCGTACGAGCAGATCGATTACGTGCTGGCATGCATCGAAGAGGGCATCGCGCAGCTCGCCAAGGAGATGAAAGTGGCACGGTAG
- a CDS encoding LexA family transcriptional regulator, translating into MKTFFLAGDAYSTRFFDLSLEEEELSLMPWIEAARYHVARFALQMRDDGLSGLGISSGDALLISDFSLEPIIGRPVLVRQEGQYLVRIASEVNPVECVFACTDHHPPLILPSENIRIVGVVSGIIREPAIHSSAQP; encoded by the coding sequence ATGAAGACGTTTTTTTTGGCTGGGGATGCTTACAGCACCCGCTTTTTCGATCTGTCTCTGGAGGAAGAGGAGCTATCGCTGATGCCCTGGATCGAAGCCGCCCGGTACCACGTCGCCCGCTTCGCCTTGCAGATGAGAGATGACGGCCTGAGCGGGCTCGGCATCTCCAGCGGCGACGCATTGTTGATCTCCGATTTTTCCCTGGAGCCGATCATCGGAAGACCGGTGCTGGTACGGCAAGAGGGTCAGTATCTCGTCCGGATCGCCTCTGAGGTAAACCCCGTCGAGTGTGTGTTTGCCTGCACAGATCATCATCCTCCCCTGATTCTGCCCTCTGAAAATATCCGGATCGTGGGCGTGGTCTCGGGAATCATCAGGGAGCCGGCGATTCACTCATCTGCCCAGCCCTGA
- a CDS encoding alpha/beta fold hydrolase, with amino-acid sequence MRRRFIRFLLYGFLVVALLVAIAAWYLDPYRPNADAMSAMRDGDGVRVVERAGLIIFEGGESSPPGMIFYPGSLVGPESYAPLARLMALSGHRTVIVKMPLNLAATGEDRAEDVLKAYPEEPFVIGGHSLGGVVASRYAALHPEKFMGVFLLAAYPDQRGNLADKALPVLSLIGSRDGVVNQEEYEKARQYLPPNTDLLTIAGGNHAQFGSYGPQKGDQPAVISAEDQWQQTASVLKEWMKSTVSGLGR; translated from the coding sequence ATGAGAAGACGCTTTATCCGATTTTTGCTGTACGGCTTCCTCGTCGTCGCTTTGCTCGTAGCCATCGCAGCCTGGTACCTCGATCCCTACCGACCGAACGCAGATGCGATGAGCGCGATGAGGGACGGAGACGGGGTGAGAGTGGTGGAACGAGCGGGCTTGATCATCTTTGAGGGCGGGGAGAGTTCTCCACCCGGGATGATCTTTTATCCGGGCAGCCTGGTCGGCCCGGAGAGCTACGCTCCACTCGCCCGTCTCATGGCGTTGTCCGGCCACCGGACGGTGATCGTCAAAATGCCCCTCAACCTCGCCGCCACGGGAGAGGACCGGGCCGAAGACGTGCTGAAGGCATATCCCGAGGAGCCTTTTGTGATTGGCGGCCATTCGCTCGGAGGCGTCGTCGCTTCTCGCTATGCCGCCCTGCACCCGGAAAAATTCATGGGGGTGTTCCTGCTCGCCGCCTATCCGGATCAGCGGGGGAATTTGGCTGACAAAGCATTGCCTGTCCTCTCTCTGATCGGATCCAGAGACGGTGTGGTGAATCAGGAGGAGTATGAAAAAGCGCGGCAGTATCTCCCGCCGAATACGGATCTCCTGACAATTGCAGGGGGGAATCATGCCCAATTCGGCAGCTATGGACCCCAAAAGGGAGACCAGCCGGCGGTGATCTCCGCCGAAGACCAGTGGCAGCAGACGGCGTCTGTGCTGAAAGAATGGATGAAGAGCACGGTTTCAGGGCTGGGCAGATGA
- the ltrA gene encoding group II intron reverse transcriptase/maturase, translated as MNVTETGDKGSQLPTEGSPQKNSAEHEGYAGVHVPERIAETDDTNANESKERLLEKIISRDNLNEAFKRVKANKGSHGIDGMGVDELLQYLKENGETIKEQILAGRYRPNPVRRVEIPKENGKKRNLGIPTVVDRVIQQAIAQMLTPIYEQQFSDNSFGFRPKRSAHQAIRRSQQYIQEGYRYVVDMDLEKYFDTVNQSKLIEVLSRTIKDGRVISLIHKYLRAGVVVKHKFEETEVGVPQGGNLSPILSNIMLNELDKELEKRGHKFVRYADDLLIFCKSRRSAERTLTNILPYIEKKLFLKVNREKTVVDLAIRVKFLGFSFYNQRGQVKVRIHPKSIAKMKTRVKELTARSNGMGNEERAERLRRYIMGWVNYFKIADMKNLLQTTDEWMRRRIRMIYWKQWKRIRTKFEKLISFGIPKFKAWEYANTRKSYWRISNSPILAKALDNNTIKGLGFLFFSDYYRQVTA; from the coding sequence ATGAATGTTACCGAAACAGGAGATAAGGGCAGCCAACTTCCAACGGAAGGCTCACCGCAAAAGAATAGTGCGGAACACGAAGGATATGCGGGAGTGCACGTTCCTGAGAGGATAGCTGAAACCGACGACACCAACGCAAACGAGTCGAAGGAAAGGTTACTTGAGAAAATCATAAGCAGAGACAATTTGAACGAAGCGTTCAAAAGAGTCAAAGCGAATAAAGGTTCACACGGAATCGACGGGATGGGCGTAGATGAACTTCTACAATATCTCAAAGAAAACGGTGAAACCATCAAGGAACAAATCCTGGCGGGCAGATATCGCCCAAATCCCGTTCGAAGGGTAGAAATCCCAAAAGAGAACGGAAAGAAAAGAAACCTGGGCATCCCAACGGTGGTTGATCGAGTAATCCAGCAGGCAATTGCACAAATGCTCACGCCGATCTATGAGCAACAGTTCTCGGACAACAGCTTCGGGTTCCGACCCAAACGAAGTGCCCACCAAGCCATAAGGCGCAGCCAGCAATATATTCAGGAAGGCTACCGCTATGTTGTGGATATGGATCTAGAGAAATACTTTGACACCGTCAACCAAAGCAAGCTCATTGAAGTACTCTCAAGAACGATTAAGGACGGACGAGTCATTTCACTAATTCATAAATATCTTCGGGCAGGAGTTGTCGTGAAGCACAAGTTTGAGGAAACAGAAGTCGGCGTACCGCAGGGCGGGAATCTGAGTCCAATTCTCAGTAATATCATGCTGAATGAGTTGGACAAGGAGCTGGAGAAGAGAGGACACAAGTTTGTGCGATACGCAGATGATTTACTCATCTTCTGCAAGAGCAGACGAAGTGCCGAACGGACACTAACCAACATTCTCCCCTACATTGAAAAGAAGCTGTTCCTAAAAGTAAATCGGGAGAAAACCGTGGTGGACCTAGCCATTCGAGTGAAGTTTCTGGGATTCTCATTCTACAACCAACGAGGGCAAGTGAAAGTCCGCATCCATCCCAAATCCATCGCCAAAATGAAAACAAGAGTGAAGGAACTAACCGCAAGAAGCAATGGCATGGGAAATGAAGAGAGAGCCGAAAGGCTCAGACGCTATATCATGGGATGGGTCAACTACTTCAAGATTGCGGATATGAAGAACCTGCTCCAAACAACGGATGAATGGATGAGAAGAAGGATTCGAATGATCTACTGGAAACAATGGAAACGAATAAGGACAAAATTCGAAAAGCTGATCTCGTTTGGAATCCCAAAGTTCAAGGCATGGGAATACGCAAATACAAGAAAGAGCTACTGGAGAATCTCCAATAGCCCCATCCTCGCGAAAGCCCTCGATAACAACACCATTAAAGGCCTCGGATTTCTTTTCTTCTCAGATTATTATCGACAAGTGACTGCGTGA
- a CDS encoding helix-turn-helix domain-containing protein, whose product MISQRLRTARRAKGLTQEELAEKVRTTKGTISNYENNHSSPPNDMLMQLADVLQVSTDWLLGRVDDALELAPAGGQPHQRSLDDLLQEKIDDPDDYYFLDGYLEATEDEKKEIRRYWYELKKQMRVHQVNESRPPSLYAITEKGKKTTK is encoded by the coding sequence ATGATCTCCCAGCGCTTACGAACGGCCCGCCGGGCAAAAGGACTGACGCAGGAAGAACTGGCGGAAAAAGTCCGAACAACAAAAGGGACCATCAGCAATTACGAAAACAACCACAGTTCGCCTCCCAACGATATGCTTATGCAGCTTGCCGATGTGCTCCAGGTCTCTACAGACTGGTTGCTGGGCCGCGTCGATGACGCGCTGGAACTGGCGCCTGCAGGCGGTCAGCCGCACCAGCGATCACTGGACGATTTATTACAGGAAAAAATCGATGACCCCGACGACTACTATTTTCTCGACGGCTATCTCGAAGCCACCGAAGACGAGAAAAAAGAGATTCGCCGGTATTGGTATGAATTAAAGAAACAGATGCGGGTTCATCAGGTGAATGAATCCAGACCGCCGTCCCTGTACGCGATTACGGAAAAAGGGAAAAAGACAACGAAATAA
- a CDS encoding MarR family winged helix-turn-helix transcriptional regulator: MNSQLITSLNQSYASLYYYLHYPHQDSITHQAVRMLQHIDMQGDVTIGKLAELLSISHNTASEHVKRLLHNGYVVKERYSSDERKVFVRLTEKGRAALYMNTRLDESKLSDILERLSVEQREIIGEAFHLLAEEAKKCSSY, from the coding sequence ATGAACTCACAGCTCATCACTTCACTCAATCAATCGTATGCTTCCTTGTATTATTATCTTCACTATCCTCATCAGGACTCAATTACTCACCAAGCAGTACGGATGCTGCAGCACATCGATATGCAAGGGGATGTTACGATAGGAAAGCTAGCGGAGCTTCTTTCCATTAGCCATAATACAGCCTCTGAGCATGTAAAACGATTACTACATAATGGATATGTCGTGAAGGAGCGATATTCTTCTGACGAACGTAAGGTATTTGTGCGACTGACGGAAAAAGGAAGGGCAGCCCTGTATATGAATACCAGACTGGACGAGAGCAAATTGTCAGACATCTTGGAGCGCCTGTCGGTAGAGCAACGCGAAATCATTGGGGAGGCATTTCACCTGCTAGCTGAGGAGGCAAAAAAATGTTCTTCTTACTAA
- a CDS encoding ImmA/IrrE family metallo-endopeptidase, with amino-acid sequence MHSLIAEVFEPQTWLEERVYELLELHGIRQPREIRVSELCSAYGIELWDIAGRSRAHPHPYLPGRFVIAVDHSLPLPQRREKIAHELGHLLLHEGMQPWGKDAMIDWQEAQANHFAEHLLMPYPMFGPLLENCSRYEAPSRLAAIFRVPLSLAQKRFDRLLSRMYAKGHPLIW; translated from the coding sequence ATGCACTCTCTGATTGCCGAGGTGTTCGAGCCGCAAACCTGGCTGGAGGAGCGCGTCTATGAACTGCTGGAGCTTCATGGGATCCGGCAGCCCCGGGAGATTCGCGTCTCCGAGCTGTGCTCCGCTTACGGAATCGAGCTGTGGGACATCGCCGGCCGCAGTCGCGCCCATCCGCATCCGTACCTCCCCGGCCGCTTCGTCATCGCTGTGGATCACAGCCTCCCTTTGCCGCAGAGACGGGAAAAAATCGCCCATGAGCTCGGCCATCTGCTGTTGCACGAAGGCATGCAGCCCTGGGGCAAAGACGCGATGATCGATTGGCAGGAGGCACAGGCCAATCATTTTGCGGAGCATCTGCTGATGCCCTACCCGATGTTTGGGCCGCTGCTGGAAAACTGCTCCCGATACGAAGCCCCTTCCCGTCTGGCCGCCATTTTTCGCGTGCCGCTGTCACTCGCCCAGAAGAGATTTGATCGTTTGCTGAGCAGGATGTACGCCAAGGGGCATCCGCTAATCTGGTAG
- a CDS encoding DUF3147 family protein has translation MFFLLKILTSAFVIGVVTEIAKRFPTAGGMIAALPIVSLLSIIWLSVQGESSTTLSQFARGVLFGFPSTIVLLVIVSLSLRFSYSVTTSILLGVAGWFLIISIQNFVMNPS, from the coding sequence ATGTTCTTCTTACTAAAAATCTTGACTTCTGCTTTCGTAATTGGAGTCGTCACCGAAATAGCGAAACGATTTCCAACGGCGGGTGGGATGATTGCCGCATTGCCCATTGTAAGTTTATTGAGCATTATCTGGTTGTCTGTTCAAGGAGAATCGTCAACTACGCTTAGTCAATTTGCACGGGGAGTACTCTTTGGATTTCCTTCCACGATAGTGTTGCTGGTAATTGTCTCCCTATCCTTGCGTTTTTCATATTCAGTGACAACCTCTATATTACTGGGGGTTGCCGGATGGTTTTTGATTATCTCTATCCAGAATTTCGTGATGAATCCCTCCTAG
- a CDS encoding Dps family protein, with protein sequence MENLFPVLNKQLANWTVLRMKLQNYHWNVKGPAFFTLHTKFEELYNEATSLIDTLAEHILALGGKPVATLGDSLRDASIEEASDRETAEEMVHTLVEDFTLLIDELKDGMKKAEALEEEGTADLFLSIKTGLEKHVWMFKAFLG encoded by the coding sequence ATGGAAAATCTTTTCCCGGTATTGAATAAACAACTCGCCAACTGGACGGTCCTGCGCATGAAGCTGCAAAATTACCACTGGAATGTAAAGGGGCCTGCTTTCTTCACGCTCCATACCAAATTTGAAGAACTGTACAATGAAGCTACCAGCCTCATCGACACTTTGGCCGAGCACATCCTGGCCCTGGGCGGCAAACCTGTCGCCACACTGGGCGATAGTCTCCGCGACGCCAGCATCGAGGAAGCCAGCGATCGGGAAACGGCGGAAGAAATGGTCCACACCTTGGTGGAAGACTTTACTCTTCTCATCGACGAATTGAAAGACGGCATGAAAAAGGCGGAAGCACTTGAGGAAGAGGGCACGGCTGATCTGTTCCTGTCGATCAAGACCGGATTGGAGAAACACGTCTGGATGTTCAAAGCTTTTCTGGGATAA
- a CDS encoding ArpU family phage packaging/lysis transcriptional regulator gives MNAWFLSAPAQIDVQATQRRVKRALDLARDFIRMGFHPGWEARTTAGWHASPVSVTNRFRSSTEEVAVRNATIEQERREFVEQLLTAVNRLSTRERELILTRWFDREDRTDIEAYIMLNLTHSSYYRLRNSAFRKLAGALGMEVYAEEGREEL, from the coding sequence ATGAACGCCTGGTTTCTTTCCGCACCCGCGCAAATTGACGTACAAGCCACGCAGCGCAGGGTAAAGCGAGCGCTAGATTTGGCTCGGGACTTTATCCGCATGGGGTTTCATCCGGGATGGGAAGCGAGGACCACGGCAGGCTGGCACGCCTCGCCAGTATCGGTGACGAATCGCTTCCGCAGCAGCACGGAGGAGGTGGCCGTCCGCAACGCGACGATCGAGCAGGAGCGACGGGAATTTGTCGAGCAGCTCCTCACCGCCGTCAACCGCCTCTCAACGCGGGAGAGGGAGTTGATCCTCACCCGCTGGTTCGACCGGGAGGACCGGACAGATATCGAGGCCTACATCATGCTCAATCTGACGCATTCCTCGTATTACCGGCTGCGAAACAGCGCGTTTCGCAAGCTGGCCGGCGCGCTCGGGATGGAGGTCTATGCGGAGGAGGGGAGGGAGGAGTTGTGA